The Xiphias gladius isolate SHS-SW01 ecotype Sanya breed wild chromosome 4, ASM1685928v1, whole genome shotgun sequence genome includes a window with the following:
- the LOC120788821 gene encoding uncharacterized protein LOC120788821 isoform X4 produces the protein MEGRNRRSRRSLMMDNGDTCSLKDNKKMDASTVWQWRIMHVNKYSRRPEPFHHSHKVGLDFNVGSNTQKKLDLHLLTNVVILEVCDFAKTVNKNKRRFITNILENNFDLGLKNEHQRIEFTSQILHKVRDLIRKPPKDKNDMFTLFDTSFQPECENMAITEHKTDSFLVDMDDTDESEHEDEFKFTETPSKENIKSKEMDGPHADDSDTEDEVECSGPQLTKELKDDVLPPSFPCCEEIGLNLDVGSKQSLDPGVLTKGVMLELVHFTRVLTASYRSIVLDLLEHNFELDRKRHQGNNRAWFKILNLLKRRKRLIATSTETSPDFKSEPFNFRTNPFERASAPSNVGAPLHQFKEGTKKRQSDLKSKQKKRALSTTSEHVTKRHRREQADQVETITLSHHTDLCTSQTAKDDHHYMSPLDSDEVTDSENAENQDYLQHPTSSDFPTQSESSCLGIHKPFLTTTDGSSSLPVVNSNVRPLFVSHPDKRGLPGDEEKTKIVRNVPNECEMEQDEMETESNMWKLRANRVKQILFLLDKEYCAFTRSKKFGLEFNVGFGPKQNFSVDSLTNSLLLEVAKFALAINSSQQEFIMEILKYNFNFGLWSEYHWKTFIFEVMNRVRQLKNREDAVKLSNKVFELPCLMSSVNRANQSMGSIDPEHSNISRMTECDVAPVYPPDSHAETKEHSVDPYPFCKEIGLKLRVNYRQPYKKLEINKLTNGAMTEVTNFAEKLCGTFEQICLDILRHNFDLDWQNGDSGLARTILARIPVIMEQRNLSICITAYKKMKRTRKDFSTTVKLDCQNNANLNTCDTGSSKAPILDQNIGSSTDTEQEKQLNLGMWILRINQIHQILSVPHGEHCPLYSYSRCKKTGVHFNVGSGVKQNLDPKLLTNGIMVEVKTFATSLQSAQKDFITEILEYNFHLNLNNELCRNAFAQQVLEKIKAIKLRNKKYSIPRMKMVFELPESRCIEESTYPKTKYCPKCYQDRYYKLCQDESDPDQVLHPRPHPMTDTISAEANCTAQKPVKDLSSAFRATEETIMDSY, from the exons AT GGAAGGAAGAAATAGAAGATCAAGAAGATCACTAATGATGGATAACGGGGACACCTGCAGCCTGAAGGACAATAAAAAGATGGATGCCAGCACAGTATGGCAGTGGCGCATTATGCACGTGAATAAGTATTCAAGACGCCCAGAACCCTTCCATCACAGCCATAAAGTGGGATTAGATTTTAACGTTGGAtccaacacacagaaaaaattggatttacatttattGACAAATGTTGTCATTCTTGAGGTATGTGACTTTGCTAAAACAGTAAACAAGAATAAAAGGCGTTTTATCACAAACATTCTGGAGAATAATTTTGATCTTGGATTGAAAAACGAGCATCAGAGGATTGAGTTTACTTCTCAAATTCTGCACAAAGTCAGAGACCTGATCCGAAAACCGCctaaagataaaaatgacatgtttacTCTCTTTGACACTTCATTTCAGCCAGAATGTGAAAACATGGCAATTACAGAACATAAGACTGACAGTTTCCTGGTGGACATGGATGATACTGATGAAAGTGAACATGAAGATGAATTTAAGTTTACAGAAACACCAtctaaagaaaatataaagtcaaaAGAGATGGATGGACCACATGCTGATGACAGTGATACTGAAGATGAAGTTGAGTGTTCAGGGCCTCAGTTAacaaaagaactgaaagacgATGTTCTTCCCCCCTCATTCCCTTGTTGTGAAGAAATTGGTCTGAACCTTGATGTTGGTTCAAAACAAAGTCTAGATCCAGGTGTGTTGACAAAGGGCGTGATGTTAGAACTAGTACACTTCACTAGAGTACTGACTGCTTCTTACAGATCTATTGTTCTGGATTTGTTGGAGCATAACTTTGAACTTGATCGTAAAAGACATCAGGGAAACAATCGAGCTTGGTTCAAGATATTAAACCTGCTGAAAAGGAGAAAGCGACTTATCGCCACAAGTACTGAAACAAGTCCTGATTTTAAAAGTGAGCCATTTAACTTTAGGACAAATCCCTTTGAAAGAGCATCAGCACCATCCAATGTGGGAGCCCCTCTACATCAATTTAAGGAAGGGACCAAAAAAAGGCAGtctgatttaaaaagtaaacaaaaaaagagggcTCTTTCAACAACAAGTGAGCACGTCACCAAGCGGCACAGAAGAGAACAGGCTGACCAGGTGGAGACTATTACTCTGTCTCATCACACTGATTTGTGTACCAGTCAAACAGCAAAGGATGACCACCACTACATGAGTCCTTTAGACTCAGATGAAGTCACAGATTCAGAAAACGCTGAAAATCAAGATTACTTACAACACCCAACAAGTTCTGACTTCCCCACGCAATCAGAATCAAGTTGTCTGGGTATACACAAACCTTTCCTCACCACCACTGATGGTTCATCCAGTTTACCGGTTGTGAACTCAAACGTGAGACCACTATTTGTAAGTCACCCTGATAAAAGAGGGCTGCCTGGagatgaagaaaagacaaagattgTAAGAAATGTACCAAATGAATGTGAGATGGAACAAGACGAAATGGAAACGGAGAGCAACATGTGGAAGTTGCGTGCAAACCGCGTAAAACAAATCCTCTTCTTACTAGACAAAGAGTACTGTGCATTCACTAGATCCAAAAAATTTGGCCTAGAATTTAATGTTGGATTTGGCCCAAAGCAAAACTTCAGTGTTGACTCTTTGACTAATTCTCTTCTGCTTGAAGTTGCTAAATTTGCCTTAGCAATAAATTCATCCCAGCAAGAATTCATTATGGAGATTCTTaagtacaacttcaactttggCCTGTGGAGTGAATACCACTGGAAAACTTTTATATTTGAAGTTATGAACAGAGTAAGACAGCTTAAAAATCGTGAAGATGCAGTCAAACTCTCAAACAAGGTTTTTGAACTTCCTTGTCTCATGTCATCAGTCAATAGGGCGAATCAGAGCATGGGCAGTATCGATCCTGAACACAGCAACATATCAAGAATGACAGAGTGTGATGTTGCTCCTGTGTACCCTCCTGATTCACATGCTGAAACTAAAGAACATAGTGTGGACCCTTATCCCTTCTGCAAGGAAATTGGTCTGAAGCTACGTGTGAACTACCGTCAACCATATAAAAAACTTGAGATCAACAAATTGACCAATGGAGCAATGACTGAAGTGACAAACTTTGCAGAAAAGTTGTGTGGAACATTTGAGCAGATTTGTCTTGATATCTTAAGGCACAACTTTGATCTTGATTGGCAAAATGGAGATTCTGGTCTTGCTAGAACTATTCTCGCACGAATTCCTGTTATAATGGAGCAAAGAAATCTGTCAATCTGTATAACAGCCTACAAGAAAATGAAGCGCACAAGAAAAGATTTCTCAACGACGGTCAAACTGGATTGCCAGAACAACGCAAATTTGAATACGTGTGATACTGGCTCTTCCAAAGCTCCAATCCTAGACCAAAACATAGGGAGTTCCACTGACactgaacaagaaaaacagctcaATTTAGGGATGTGGATATTGCGGATAAATCAAATTCACCAAATCCTTTCAGTGCCTCATGGAGAACATTGCCCGTTGTATTCTTATTCCAGATGCAAGAAAACAGGCGTCCATTTCAATGTGGGATCTGGAGTGAAACAAAATCTTGATCCAAAATTACTGACCAATGGCATCATGGTTGAAGTTAAAACTTTTGCTACATCGCTGCAATCAGCCCAAAAGGATTTCATCACAGAGATACTGGAGTATAATTTTCATCTTAATTTGAACAATGAGCTTTGTCGCAATGCCTTTGCACAGCAGGTCCTGGaaaaaatcaaagcaattaagttaagaaataaaaaatacagcatccCACGAATGAAAATGGTTTTTGAACTCCCTGAATCAAGATGCATAGAAGAATCTACTTATCCGAAAACTAAATATTGCCCCAAATGTTATCAAGACAGATATTATAAGCTTTGTCAGGATGAATCCGACCCTGACCAAGTGCTTCATCCTCGTCCGCATCCTATGACTGACACAATCTCTGCTGAAGCAAACTGCACAGCACAAAAGCCTGTAAAGGATCTGTCCTCTGCTTTCCGAGCAACAGAGGAGACGATAATGGACAGT TATTGA
- the LOC120788821 gene encoding uncharacterized protein LOC120788821 isoform X3 — protein sequence MEGRNRRSRRSLMMDNGDTCSLKDNKKMDASTVWQWRIMHVNKYSRRPEPFHHSHKVGLDFNVGSNTQKKLDLHLLTNVVILEVCDFAKTVNKNKRRFITNILENNFDLGLKNEHQRIEFTSQILHKVRDLIRKPPKDKNDMFTLFDTSFQPECENMAITEHKTDSFLVDMDDTDESEHEDEFKFTETPSKENIKSKEMDGPHADDSDTEDEVECSGPQLTKELKDDVLPPSFPCCEEIGLNLDVGSKQSLDPGVLTKGVMLELVHFTRVLTASYRSIVLDLLEHNFELDRKRHQGNNRAWFKILNLLKRRKRLIATSTETSPDFKSEPFNFRTNPFERASAPSNVGAPLHQFKEGTKKRQSDLKSKQKKRALSTTSEHVTKRHRREQADQVETITLSHHTDLCTSQTAKDDHHYMSPLDSDEVTDSENAENQDYLQHPTSSDFPTQSESSCLGIHKPFLTTTDGSSSLPVVNSNVRPLFVSHPDKRGLPGDEEKTKIVRNVPNECEMEQDEMETESNMWKLRANRVKQILFLLDKEYCAFTRSKKFGLEFNVGFGPKQNFSVDSLTNSLLLEVAKFALAINSSQQEFIMEILKYNFNFGLWSEYHWKTFIFEVMNRVRQLKNREDAVKLSNKVFELPCLMSSVNRANQSMGSIDPEHSNISRMTECDVAPVYPPDSHAETKEHSVDPYPFCKEIGLKLRVNYRQPYKKLEINKLTNGAMTEVTNFAEKLCGTFEQICLDILRHNFDLDWQNGDSGLARTILARIPVIMEQRNLSICITAYKKMKRTRKDFSTTVKLDCQNNANLNTCDTGSSKAPILDQNIGSSTDTEQEKQLNLGMWILRINQIHQILSVPHGEHCPLYSYSRCKKTGVHFNVGSGVKQNLDPKLLTNGIMVEVKTFATSLQSAQKDFITEILEYNFHLNLNNELCRNAFAQQVLEKIKAIKLRNKKYSIPRMKMVFELPESRCIEESTYPKTKYCPKCYQDRYYKLCQDESDPDQVLHPRPHPMTDTISAEANCTAQKPVKDLSSAFRATEETIMDSYPHCKKIGLSLCVNKDMPKDKLDLHVLTCGVINEVASFAKRLCGTKNKIINDVLEHNFNFGTQGRDINPAVQFQRMTALNDGVPGWFSEVFVVQPCSHRDSGDVSKMKEVSAMQKNERKETTKKRKLALQTKKERATLPSDSMGVVKTKKNKHSSGDCYPICTEIGLDLEVASKSGDKEKLDLKLLTRAVVMEIYKFAVKKVGHYFPGIVYDILDYNFDLSSQHYRRWEFSIATASKVKTMVKQYRKNLHRAGEVFKLPFVFERKATKRLEPEGQNTKSTESSMEEPDKTTNEEGRFVRHIRYHSDVNRVYFLDVKTNEEPWFDNEDTKPLTDPGSIMQMNVSPVSGGCDGLLQGNIRIKEEEYDPQYGYIKPEPDAEKKYHPHCEVDKTESNTKDVKYLVHGEPAGSLGYTLITICPKSGSNIKSESETEDVQCYNLAEPQVSEGYAMLAVCPNTESSVKTESGTEGVKYVVPVEAAGFQGYPMMTMCQVTETTSIKEEQENVPVESYRYEAVSNTE from the exons AT GGAAGGAAGAAATAGAAGATCAAGAAGATCACTAATGATGGATAACGGGGACACCTGCAGCCTGAAGGACAATAAAAAGATGGATGCCAGCACAGTATGGCAGTGGCGCATTATGCACGTGAATAAGTATTCAAGACGCCCAGAACCCTTCCATCACAGCCATAAAGTGGGATTAGATTTTAACGTTGGAtccaacacacagaaaaaattggatttacatttattGACAAATGTTGTCATTCTTGAGGTATGTGACTTTGCTAAAACAGTAAACAAGAATAAAAGGCGTTTTATCACAAACATTCTGGAGAATAATTTTGATCTTGGATTGAAAAACGAGCATCAGAGGATTGAGTTTACTTCTCAAATTCTGCACAAAGTCAGAGACCTGATCCGAAAACCGCctaaagataaaaatgacatgtttacTCTCTTTGACACTTCATTTCAGCCAGAATGTGAAAACATGGCAATTACAGAACATAAGACTGACAGTTTCCTGGTGGACATGGATGATACTGATGAAAGTGAACATGAAGATGAATTTAAGTTTACAGAAACACCAtctaaagaaaatataaagtcaaaAGAGATGGATGGACCACATGCTGATGACAGTGATACTGAAGATGAAGTTGAGTGTTCAGGGCCTCAGTTAacaaaagaactgaaagacgATGTTCTTCCCCCCTCATTCCCTTGTTGTGAAGAAATTGGTCTGAACCTTGATGTTGGTTCAAAACAAAGTCTAGATCCAGGTGTGTTGACAAAGGGCGTGATGTTAGAACTAGTACACTTCACTAGAGTACTGACTGCTTCTTACAGATCTATTGTTCTGGATTTGTTGGAGCATAACTTTGAACTTGATCGTAAAAGACATCAGGGAAACAATCGAGCTTGGTTCAAGATATTAAACCTGCTGAAAAGGAGAAAGCGACTTATCGCCACAAGTACTGAAACAAGTCCTGATTTTAAAAGTGAGCCATTTAACTTTAGGACAAATCCCTTTGAAAGAGCATCAGCACCATCCAATGTGGGAGCCCCTCTACATCAATTTAAGGAAGGGACCAAAAAAAGGCAGtctgatttaaaaagtaaacaaaaaaagagggcTCTTTCAACAACAAGTGAGCACGTCACCAAGCGGCACAGAAGAGAACAGGCTGACCAGGTGGAGACTATTACTCTGTCTCATCACACTGATTTGTGTACCAGTCAAACAGCAAAGGATGACCACCACTACATGAGTCCTTTAGACTCAGATGAAGTCACAGATTCAGAAAACGCTGAAAATCAAGATTACTTACAACACCCAACAAGTTCTGACTTCCCCACGCAATCAGAATCAAGTTGTCTGGGTATACACAAACCTTTCCTCACCACCACTGATGGTTCATCCAGTTTACCGGTTGTGAACTCAAACGTGAGACCACTATTTGTAAGTCACCCTGATAAAAGAGGGCTGCCTGGagatgaagaaaagacaaagattgTAAGAAATGTACCAAATGAATGTGAGATGGAACAAGACGAAATGGAAACGGAGAGCAACATGTGGAAGTTGCGTGCAAACCGCGTAAAACAAATCCTCTTCTTACTAGACAAAGAGTACTGTGCATTCACTAGATCCAAAAAATTTGGCCTAGAATTTAATGTTGGATTTGGCCCAAAGCAAAACTTCAGTGTTGACTCTTTGACTAATTCTCTTCTGCTTGAAGTTGCTAAATTTGCCTTAGCAATAAATTCATCCCAGCAAGAATTCATTATGGAGATTCTTaagtacaacttcaactttggCCTGTGGAGTGAATACCACTGGAAAACTTTTATATTTGAAGTTATGAACAGAGTAAGACAGCTTAAAAATCGTGAAGATGCAGTCAAACTCTCAAACAAGGTTTTTGAACTTCCTTGTCTCATGTCATCAGTCAATAGGGCGAATCAGAGCATGGGCAGTATCGATCCTGAACACAGCAACATATCAAGAATGACAGAGTGTGATGTTGCTCCTGTGTACCCTCCTGATTCACATGCTGAAACTAAAGAACATAGTGTGGACCCTTATCCCTTCTGCAAGGAAATTGGTCTGAAGCTACGTGTGAACTACCGTCAACCATATAAAAAACTTGAGATCAACAAATTGACCAATGGAGCAATGACTGAAGTGACAAACTTTGCAGAAAAGTTGTGTGGAACATTTGAGCAGATTTGTCTTGATATCTTAAGGCACAACTTTGATCTTGATTGGCAAAATGGAGATTCTGGTCTTGCTAGAACTATTCTCGCACGAATTCCTGTTATAATGGAGCAAAGAAATCTGTCAATCTGTATAACAGCCTACAAGAAAATGAAGCGCACAAGAAAAGATTTCTCAACGACGGTCAAACTGGATTGCCAGAACAACGCAAATTTGAATACGTGTGATACTGGCTCTTCCAAAGCTCCAATCCTAGACCAAAACATAGGGAGTTCCACTGACactgaacaagaaaaacagctcaATTTAGGGATGTGGATATTGCGGATAAATCAAATTCACCAAATCCTTTCAGTGCCTCATGGAGAACATTGCCCGTTGTATTCTTATTCCAGATGCAAGAAAACAGGCGTCCATTTCAATGTGGGATCTGGAGTGAAACAAAATCTTGATCCAAAATTACTGACCAATGGCATCATGGTTGAAGTTAAAACTTTTGCTACATCGCTGCAATCAGCCCAAAAGGATTTCATCACAGAGATACTGGAGTATAATTTTCATCTTAATTTGAACAATGAGCTTTGTCGCAATGCCTTTGCACAGCAGGTCCTGGaaaaaatcaaagcaattaagttaagaaataaaaaatacagcatccCACGAATGAAAATGGTTTTTGAACTCCCTGAATCAAGATGCATAGAAGAATCTACTTATCCGAAAACTAAATATTGCCCCAAATGTTATCAAGACAGATATTATAAGCTTTGTCAGGATGAATCCGACCCTGACCAAGTGCTTCATCCTCGTCCGCATCCTATGACTGACACAATCTCTGCTGAAGCAAACTGCACAGCACAAAAGCCTGTAAAGGATCTGTCCTCTGCTTTCCGAGCAACAGAGGAGACGATAATGGACAGTTATCCTCACTGCAAGAAAATAGGTTTAAGCCTGTGTGTGAACAAAGACATGCCGAAAGATAAACTCGACCTGCATGTATTGACATGCGGGGTTATCAATGAAGTGGCTAGTTTTGCCAAAAGATTGTGtggaacaaaaaacaagatcatTAATGATGTCCTTGAACACAACTTTAACTTTGGCACGCAGGGCCGAGATATAAATCCTGCAGTGCAGTTCCAGAGAATGACTGCACTAAATGATGGGGTTCCCGGCTGGTTCAGTGaagtttttgttgttcagcCATGTTCTCACAGAGATTCTGGAGATGTGAGTAAAATGAAAGAGGTATCTGCcatgcagaaaaatgaaaggaaggaaacaaccaaaaaaagaaagttggcACTGCAAACGAAAAAGGAAAGAGCGACGCTGCCAAGTGATAGTATGGGTGTcgtaaaaacaaagaaaaataagcacAGTAGTGGAGACTGCTATCCCATTTGCACAGAAATAGGTCTGGACCTAGAGGTGGCATCAAAATCcggagacaaagaaaaactggacTTGAAGCTATTGACTAGAGCTGTAGTGATGGAGATCTACAAATTTGCAGTCAAGAAAGTAGGACACTATTTCCCAGGCATTGTCTATGACATCCTTGACTACAACTTTGATCTAAGCTCACAACATTACAGGCGCTGGGAATTTTCCATAGCTACTGCATCCAAAGTCAAAACTATGGTCAAACAATACCGGAAAAATTTACACAGAGCAGGTGAGGTCTTCAAATTACCCTTTGTGTTTGAACGCAAGGCAACAAAGAGATTGGAACCAGAgggacaaaatacaaaaagcacTGAATCTTCCATGGAAGAACCAGACAAGACAACAAATGAAGAAGGGAGATTTGTGCGACACATCAGATACCATTCAGATGTCAATCGTGTCTATTTTCTTGATGTCAAAACTAATGAGGAACCCTGGTTTGACAATGAGGACACAAAGCCTCTAACGGATCCTGGGTCAATAATGCAGATGAATGTGAGTCCAGTGAGTGGAGGTTGTGACGGTCTTCTCCAGGGAAACATACGGATTAAAGAGGAGGAATATGATCCACAGTATGGCTATATCAAACCAGAACCAGATGCTGAGAAAAAATATCATCCACATTGTGAAGTTGACAAAACAGAGTCAAACACAAAGGATGTCAAGTATTTAGTTCACGGTGAACCTGCAGGATCCCTTGGATATACCTTGATAACCATATGTCCAAAGTCTGGAAGCAATATAAAAAGTGAATCAGAAACGGAGGATGTCCAGTGTTACAACCTGGCTGAACCACAAGTGTCTGAAGGATATGCTATGCTAGCTGTATGTCCAAACACTGAGAGCAGTGTGAAAACAGAATCAGGCACTGAGGGTGTCAAGTATGTGGTCCCAGTTGAAGCAGCAGGATTCCAGGGATACCCCATGATGACCATGTGTCAGGTCACTGAGACTACATCAATCAAAGAAGAGCAAGAAAATGTGCCAGTTGAGTCATACCGTTATGAAGCTGTTTCAAACACAGAGTGA